A window of Novosphingobium terrae contains these coding sequences:
- a CDS encoding phosphotransferase: MSPAELIAMPPEQPDQPLWLILSGAYVGQELAIELGQLPPSMIPVGHSRLYEMQLDAIGPGQRVYLALPAQYQPPIEDLRRLRDRGVQIVQMPEGLTLGEAVVYAFNYIGVSDHPVRILHGDTFVRDIPEAIDTIAVASSSDDYQWADVEVKDGLVTKLHTASAGANGGDRLVATGYFACSSCSLLLRSIVLSHGDFIAGLQEYNRQRPLQASSVEQWLDFGHIQTFFQSRRSASTARAFNDVRIGQHVVRKSSASNAQKIRAETRWLADAPPALLPFCSRVIDSGEGPDGPFYETEYEYMLTLSELYLFGSIGRTGWTRVVNACADFLQTCASLESGAMDNTTLRLLTNNMFGRLERFARETGFDIEAPTALDGSPLPSLLAIAEQVQARIDLETPRPQRAMHGDFCFSNIFYNARARRVRVIDPRGFAEEGVFSHYGDSRYDMAKLAHSAIGQYDLIIGGRYHCERQSPTGFKLEFENTPGRLWLKDAFGEITVQGQRLACDEIQAIMTGLFLSMLPLHSDRPDRQQAFIANALRLFKERS, encoded by the coding sequence ATGAGCCCCGCAGAACTCATTGCCATGCCCCCCGAGCAGCCAGATCAACCTCTGTGGCTCATCCTATCGGGCGCCTATGTCGGTCAGGAACTGGCCATCGAACTGGGCCAGTTACCGCCATCGATGATCCCGGTCGGCCATTCTCGCTTGTATGAAATGCAACTGGACGCCATTGGCCCCGGGCAGCGCGTTTATCTGGCGTTGCCTGCTCAATATCAGCCGCCGATTGAAGACTTGCGCCGCTTACGCGATCGTGGCGTGCAGATCGTCCAGATGCCCGAGGGACTAACCTTGGGTGAGGCGGTGGTCTATGCGTTCAATTACATCGGCGTTAGCGATCACCCGGTCCGGATTCTTCACGGTGACACCTTCGTCCGCGACATACCCGAAGCCATTGATACCATAGCGGTTGCCAGCAGCAGCGATGATTACCAATGGGCCGATGTCGAGGTTAAGGACGGCTTGGTTACCAAGCTCCATACTGCTTCGGCAGGCGCCAACGGCGGGGATAGACTGGTTGCCACCGGATATTTTGCGTGCTCTTCATGCTCGCTTTTGCTCCGTTCGATTGTCCTGTCTCACGGTGATTTCATTGCCGGACTTCAGGAATATAATCGCCAGCGTCCGCTCCAAGCCAGCTCGGTCGAGCAATGGTTGGACTTCGGCCATATTCAGACCTTCTTCCAGTCCCGCCGCTCGGCATCAACCGCCCGAGCATTTAACGATGTACGGATCGGCCAACATGTTGTGCGCAAGTCGAGTGCATCCAACGCTCAGAAAATTCGCGCCGAAACCCGTTGGCTAGCTGATGCACCTCCAGCCTTGCTACCCTTTTGCAGCCGGGTCATTGACAGCGGCGAAGGGCCCGACGGCCCCTTCTACGAAACTGAATACGAATACATGCTCACCCTGTCCGAACTCTATCTGTTCGGCAGCATCGGGCGGACCGGCTGGACTCGCGTGGTCAATGCCTGCGCAGATTTCCTACAGACATGCGCCTCGCTGGAAAGCGGTGCGATGGACAACACCACCTTGCGCCTGCTGACCAACAATATGTTCGGACGGCTGGAGCGATTTGCGCGTGAAACTGGTTTCGATATTGAGGCACCAACCGCGTTGGATGGAAGCCCTCTACCCTCATTGCTCGCCATCGCGGAGCAGGTGCAGGCGCGTATTGACTTGGAAACCCCTCGGCCGCAGCGAGCCATGCACGGCGATTTCTGCTTCAGCAATATTTTCTACAATGCTCGTGCACGTCGGGTGCGTGTTATCGATCCCCGTGGTTTTGCGGAGGAAGGGGTTTTCAGCCATTATGGTGATTCCCGCTACGACATGGCCAAGCTGGCCCATTCTGCAATCGGGCAATATGATCTGATCATTGGCGGCCGGTATCACTGCGAAAGGCAGTCTCCGACCGGTTTCAAGCTGGAGTTCGAAAACACGCCGGGACGACTTTGGCTCAAGGATGCCTTTGGTGAAATCACCGTTCAGGGGCAACGTCTGGCCTGCGATGAAATCCAGGCGATAATGACGGGGCTGTTCCTCTCCATGCTACCGCTGCATTCCGACCGCCCCGATCGTCAGCAAGCCTTTATCGCTAACGCCTTGCGCCTTTTTAAGGAGCGCTCCTGA
- a CDS encoding glycosyltransferase family 2 protein, translating into MIIIPMAGLSRRFTEAGYTQPKYMLPLHGKPVFDHAIESFSTYFASHPFVLVVRDVMDTPAFVTERCKALGVADFQVIALDGPTDGQAETVQLGLDRGDFGDESALTIFNIDTFRPGFTFPQATWNHNSAGYLEVFHGSGENWSYVKPAPEGDHLASEVAEKRPISDLCCTGLYHFARAGDFRAALKAERAAPSAKELFVAPLYNHLIAQGGAVHFQKIEPTEVIFCGIPAEYEALLAEKN; encoded by the coding sequence ATGATTATCATCCCCATGGCGGGCCTGTCGCGCCGTTTCACTGAAGCGGGCTATACCCAACCGAAATATATGCTGCCTTTGCATGGCAAGCCGGTGTTCGATCATGCCATCGAAAGCTTTTCTACCTATTTTGCATCACACCCCTTCGTACTGGTGGTGCGCGATGTGATGGATACTCCTGCCTTCGTAACGGAGCGATGCAAAGCGCTTGGCGTTGCGGACTTCCAGGTGATCGCACTGGATGGACCGACCGATGGTCAGGCCGAAACGGTGCAGCTTGGTCTTGATCGCGGCGATTTCGGCGACGAATCAGCACTGACAATTTTTAATATCGACACGTTCCGCCCGGGCTTCACCTTCCCTCAGGCCACCTGGAACCACAATTCGGCCGGCTATCTGGAAGTGTTTCACGGTAGTGGCGAGAATTGGTCCTATGTGAAACCAGCGCCTGAAGGCGATCATCTCGCCAGTGAAGTAGCGGAAAAGCGCCCCATTTCTGACCTGTGCTGCACCGGCTTATATCATTTCGCTAGGGCCGGTGATTTCCGTGCGGCGCTGAAGGCTGAGCGCGCAGCCCCATCGGCAAAGGAGCTGTTTGTTGCACCTTTGTACAATCATCTAATCGCCCAAGGCGGCGCAGTTCATTTTCAGAAAATCGAGCCCACTGAGGTGATATTCTGTGGCATTCCTGCAGAGTATGAAGCCTTGCTGGCTGAGAAAAACTGA
- a CDS encoding WavE lipopolysaccharide synthesis family protein — MTTLAPTSAAELFSPHTGHRLSIVVQGGVNASNIAQTANYCQHWRDLFPHAEIIMAISSPDTIGGTRSDGNPEGLMLNRNDGGLAEAALGVIKGACDKVVQAEGALPLPPIKTDSPGLNNVNLQIAAAQAGLALATGTHILRIRNDLIFADTDFVTQWLNGNKLARGTCAALRQRVLISYLYTLNPYTYERMPFHYSDWFHFGLAPDVADLWNVPFMTMAQAIHYRHHSCADYSNYQERRMLTRLAVEQHIAYFALRHYFPDLTLNYHNDLTDVRRSIDILCDNFIVCDLLAAKSVFDKYANDFENPLKRLHCIPPEDGRMLATLPPAAREPALLERARIADNPALAPFPRHYRATALSTQTGEHAHGVLMTMSRAGLLAHGPYDTLPRGSFTALVDLRRFDGKGLLDLRVTLGGGTEVLARRSVALCDVHDQTIAIDFDIHHDTGRLFEVVVEAPGVPLIALGGVTVERRQPGEANTVGVQLSAADHPFQSQVGTSAQGMLHTSGTGGRLLFGPYLALARGSYTLRITMPQGNAVGHSYIEILAGDRHRRIACRGIKVSDLATRTIELPFLLSNDEDQVEFRITVNQGANFTLDDVQLSGKLTDGPPPGVARQALSSYIHHTFHTLRGLIEVK, encoded by the coding sequence ATGACCACGCTTGCTCCAACCTCTGCAGCCGAACTGTTTTCGCCACACACCGGCCATCGGCTGAGTATTGTCGTACAAGGCGGTGTCAATGCAAGCAACATCGCCCAAACCGCCAATTATTGCCAGCACTGGCGAGACCTTTTCCCACACGCCGAAATCATTATGGCCATTTCTTCACCGGATACCATCGGAGGCACACGTTCCGATGGCAATCCAGAGGGGCTTATGCTCAATCGGAATGATGGTGGGCTGGCCGAAGCAGCGTTGGGCGTGATAAAAGGTGCCTGCGACAAAGTTGTTCAAGCTGAAGGCGCACTACCTCTCCCCCCAATCAAAACGGATTCGCCTGGCCTCAACAACGTCAATCTCCAAATTGCTGCCGCGCAGGCCGGACTGGCGTTGGCCACAGGCACGCATATTCTGCGTATCCGAAATGATCTGATCTTTGCCGACACCGATTTCGTGACACAATGGCTGAACGGCAACAAATTGGCGCGGGGCACATGTGCAGCGTTGCGGCAAAGAGTGCTAATATCATATCTCTACACGCTTAATCCCTACACCTATGAGCGAATGCCATTCCACTACAGCGATTGGTTCCATTTTGGCTTGGCGCCAGACGTAGCGGATTTGTGGAATGTGCCCTTCATGACCATGGCTCAAGCCATCCATTATAGACATCATTCTTGCGCCGACTATTCAAACTATCAAGAGCGCAGAATGCTGACCCGCTTAGCCGTGGAGCAGCATATCGCTTATTTTGCATTGCGGCACTATTTTCCCGACTTGACGCTAAATTATCACAATGATCTTACTGATGTTAGGCGGTCGATTGATATCCTATGTGATAATTTCATCGTATGTGACCTGCTTGCAGCAAAAAGCGTATTTGATAAATACGCAAACGACTTTGAAAATCCACTCAAAAGACTACATTGTATTCCCCCAGAAGATGGGAGAATGCTGGCTACGTTACCGCCAGCGGCACGTGAACCGGCGCTACTGGAAAGAGCCCGAATCGCCGACAATCCGGCGCTGGCGCCCTTCCCGCGGCATTATCGGGCAACTGCATTGAGTACCCAAACGGGCGAACATGCCCATGGGGTGCTTATGACGATGAGTCGCGCTGGGCTGCTTGCTCACGGTCCATACGACACGTTACCGCGTGGTTCCTTCACTGCGTTAGTTGATTTACGACGCTTTGACGGGAAAGGGCTGCTTGATCTACGGGTGACACTGGGTGGGGGCACAGAGGTGCTCGCTCGACGAAGTGTGGCGTTATGCGATGTGCATGATCAAACCATCGCGATTGATTTCGACATCCATCACGACACAGGCCGATTGTTCGAAGTGGTAGTTGAAGCTCCGGGCGTCCCACTAATTGCTCTTGGCGGTGTGACCGTGGAACGACGACAGCCTGGCGAGGCTAACACCGTCGGCGTGCAGTTGTCCGCCGCCGATCACCCCTTTCAAAGCCAAGTGGGCACGAGTGCTCAGGGGATGCTGCATACCAGCGGGACAGGCGGGCGTCTGTTGTTTGGGCCATACTTGGCCCTCGCAAGGGGTAGCTATACCTTGCGCATCACCATGCCCCAGGGCAATGCTGTAGGCCACAGTTATATTGAAATCCTGGCCGGGGACAGGCATCGACGAATTGCCTGTCGAGGAATTAAGGTAAGTGATCTAGCGACCAGAACAATCGAACTGCCGTTTCTGCTGAGCAATGACGAAGATCAGGTCGAATTTCGTATCACTGTCAACCAAGGGGCAAATTTCACTCTGGATGATGTACAGCTAAGCGGCAAACTTACTGACGGCCCACCTCCTGGGGTTGCCAGGCAAGCCCTCTCTTCATACATTCATCACACTTTTCACACCCTGCGCGGGCTTATCGAGGTCAAATGA
- a CDS encoding lipopolysaccharide biosynthesis protein, protein MHGIVFPNAQNGDQRHTVWARLRSMVWANRVFFTLVILPTVIVALYYGLVASNQYESSADFVVRRSESPSAGADVGQLLGFSLGGNQTSSDAYVVQEYLLSHDAVARLQAEDNLTDVFRRSGTDWVSRLWWANPAPERLLKYYRSHVNVEQDGTTGIVHMTVHTFRQDDSYRIAGQLLKMGEDQINAINERTYKDNVSSSQRELDVASQQLTDVQTRMTSYRRGESDVDPESTGKAQLSMVTGLTASLVEARARLQAMSGVISHNSPQYQAMSRQVAALEAQVAGQSAKIAGPGHSVAQRLSSYEELVIQREQVAKVYAAAAVRLEQAKAEAKRKQLYLIRVVQPNLPVRSEFPKRGQTVFTVFAALFFAYAIGWLLWAGVKEHSL, encoded by the coding sequence GTGCACGGTATAGTCTTCCCCAATGCTCAAAATGGTGATCAGCGGCATACCGTCTGGGCGCGCTTGCGCAGCATGGTTTGGGCTAATCGGGTGTTTTTCACCCTAGTTATCTTACCGACGGTAATCGTTGCGCTCTATTATGGGCTCGTTGCGTCCAATCAATATGAGAGCAGCGCCGACTTTGTCGTGCGTCGATCGGAAAGCCCATCCGCAGGTGCTGATGTCGGTCAGTTGCTGGGCTTTAGCTTGGGTGGCAATCAAACCAGTTCGGATGCCTACGTGGTGCAAGAGTACCTGCTTTCGCACGACGCGGTGGCTCGGTTACAGGCAGAGGACAATTTGACCGATGTGTTCCGTCGCAGCGGAACGGACTGGGTCAGCCGCCTTTGGTGGGCCAATCCAGCACCGGAACGACTACTGAAATATTATCGCAGCCATGTGAATGTCGAGCAGGACGGGACCACGGGTATTGTCCATATGACTGTGCACACCTTCCGTCAGGACGATTCCTATCGCATTGCTGGCCAATTGTTAAAAATGGGCGAAGATCAGATTAACGCGATTAATGAGCGTACTTACAAGGACAATGTTTCCAGTTCGCAGCGGGAATTGGACGTGGCCAGCCAGCAGTTGACCGACGTTCAGACCCGAATGACGAGCTATCGCCGAGGCGAAAGCGACGTTGATCCTGAAAGTACGGGTAAGGCACAGCTTTCGATGGTAACAGGCTTGACTGCGAGCTTGGTGGAAGCACGCGCGCGGCTTCAGGCCATGAGCGGTGTGATCAGCCATAATAGTCCGCAATATCAAGCCATGTCACGCCAAGTGGCCGCGCTGGAAGCGCAGGTCGCAGGCCAGAGTGCCAAGATCGCCGGACCTGGACATTCGGTAGCGCAGCGCTTGAGCAGCTATGAGGAGTTGGTGATCCAGCGTGAGCAGGTTGCCAAGGTATATGCCGCTGCAGCAGTCAGGCTTGAGCAAGCCAAGGCTGAAGCGAAGCGTAAGCAATTGTATCTTATCCGGGTGGTTCAACCTAACCTACCAGTTAGATCGGAATTTCCTAAGCGTGGCCAGACGGTGTTCACCGTCTTTGCGGCGTTGTTCTTTGCCTATGCCATCGGGTGGTTGCTGTGGGCAGGTGTGAAAGAGCACAGTCTTTAA
- a CDS encoding ABC transporter permease, whose translation MNKPMSRSWLDILWSGLSTQASVIRALSIRELQQRFGRDNIGYLWVIAEPMMLASVITMLHSVVAGKSDGGMSPYTFMLTGYSIYIIFRNTFNRGESALHSSETLMYHGMISPFDIMLSKSLVETIGCLSALVFLQSAGIMIGVADFPARPIYLIGAILLFAWFAFGMTLIVSSYAYRSPLMGRLVAPMSYFALPISGAFITMSILPAWTRPYMAWNPMMSVFEMARYGQFQQAPSTYIFPWYVVTVATLASYWGLLEIRRVRKYIHVP comes from the coding sequence ATGAACAAGCCAATGTCTCGATCCTGGCTGGATATTCTGTGGAGCGGCTTGTCTACCCAAGCATCGGTGATCCGCGCTCTGTCGATCCGTGAGTTGCAACAGCGCTTTGGGCGCGACAATATCGGCTATCTATGGGTGATCGCCGAGCCTATGATGCTGGCGTCAGTGATTACGATGCTGCATTCGGTGGTCGCGGGCAAGAGTGATGGAGGCATGAGCCCTTATACGTTCATGCTCACTGGTTACAGTATCTACATCATTTTCCGCAATACATTCAACCGAGGAGAAAGCGCACTGCATTCCTCGGAAACGCTGATGTACCATGGGATGATCAGCCCGTTTGATATCATGCTGTCTAAGTCATTGGTGGAAACGATCGGGTGCCTGTCGGCGCTAGTTTTTCTGCAAAGCGCCGGAATCATGATTGGCGTTGCTGATTTCCCCGCTCGACCGATCTATCTGATCGGGGCAATTCTGTTATTCGCTTGGTTCGCCTTTGGAATGACGCTGATTGTATCATCCTATGCCTATCGCAGCCCACTGATGGGACGCTTGGTTGCGCCAATGTCCTATTTTGCCTTGCCGATCAGCGGCGCTTTTATCACCATGTCGATCCTTCCGGCGTGGACCCGGCCTTACATGGCATGGAACCCAATGATGAGCGTGTTCGAAATGGCGCGTTATGGCCAATTCCAGCAGGCTCCCTCCACTTATATATTCCCCTGGTATGTGGTGACGGTCGCCACCTTGGCCAGTTATTGGGGGCTATTAGAGATCAGGCGCGTGCGTAAGTATATTCATGTTCCCTGA
- a CDS encoding FkbM family methyltransferase, with amino-acid sequence MVFRSFRRSAPLPLPVAGPVRDENGVISVHGLSRLTRGPAEAAIRNMAQTAYLGDNLSLCRVLGRYKFFVDTHDYGLAPHLMLDGFWEMWVTEAIVSLLRPGMVVADIGANLGYFTMVMADLVGPQGRVHAFEPNPRMTELLCRNVSINGFWPRVIVHPTALGGETDGGAVLVVPEGEPKNGYTIGAGQPITPDALVGREIRVSSTRLDSQVDWQAIEFAKVDVEGAEQMVWAGMQGLLDGGRLKNVLLEFCAKRYEDPAAFLGRLLAPGFSLARVDPYLGLVGMAEAEVLAADPNEDIMLMLQR; translated from the coding sequence ATGGTTTTTCGCTCATTCAGGCGTTCTGCGCCGCTGCCTTTGCCTGTGGCCGGCCCGGTACGGGATGAAAACGGCGTTATTTCGGTCCATGGTCTCTCGCGCCTGACTCGCGGTCCCGCTGAGGCTGCGATTCGCAATATGGCACAAACCGCCTATCTTGGCGATAATCTGTCGCTGTGCCGTGTGCTGGGGCGCTACAAGTTTTTTGTCGATACCCATGATTATGGCCTTGCTCCTCACCTGATGCTGGACGGCTTCTGGGAAATGTGGGTGACGGAGGCGATCGTCTCACTGCTGCGGCCAGGTATGGTTGTCGCAGATATCGGTGCCAACCTTGGTTACTTTACAATGGTGATGGCGGATCTGGTAGGACCTCAGGGCAGGGTGCATGCCTTCGAACCAAACCCCCGCATGACGGAACTTTTGTGTCGCAATGTCTCAATCAACGGTTTTTGGCCGCGGGTGATTGTGCATCCCACGGCGCTGGGGGGCGAGACGGACGGCGGGGCCGTACTGGTCGTGCCAGAGGGGGAGCCAAAGAACGGCTACACAATTGGTGCTGGGCAGCCAATCACGCCTGATGCGCTGGTTGGACGAGAAATTCGCGTATCCAGTACCCGGCTTGACAGTCAGGTGGATTGGCAGGCCATCGAATTTGCAAAAGTCGATGTCGAAGGCGCCGAGCAGATGGTCTGGGCAGGGATGCAGGGGCTTCTCGATGGAGGGCGGCTCAAAAACGTATTGCTGGAATTCTGCGCGAAGCGGTATGAAGATCCGGCCGCGTTCCTAGGCCGCCTTCTCGCGCCGGGGTTCTCGCTGGCACGGGTTGATCCCTATCTCGGCCTTGTTGGCATGGCTGAGGCTGAGGTGTTGGCAGCAGACCCGAATGAGGATATTATGTTGATGTTACAGCGATGA
- a CDS encoding ABC transporter ATP-binding protein, with protein sequence MIEFHGVTKTYHTRGLKRRVFSNLSFRIEPGDSLAICGANGAGKSTLLRLIAGVEHPTGGHIHRTMRTSWPIGFSSAFQPGMTGADNARFIARIYQQDEQAVLDYVNDFAQLGVYMNQMVSTYSSGMVSRLAFGVSLAINFDCYLVDEVAAAGDVRFRRRSEEELMKRRDSGTLIMTSHDPYMLEQYCTRGAVLYSGALVFFDTVAEACEVHHALQMRQH encoded by the coding sequence ATGATCGAATTTCACGGCGTAACCAAAACCTACCACACCCGGGGCCTGAAACGTCGGGTGTTCAGCAACCTTTCCTTTCGAATCGAACCGGGTGACAGTCTGGCGATTTGTGGTGCCAATGGCGCTGGCAAGTCGACGCTGCTACGCTTGATCGCCGGGGTAGAACATCCGACCGGAGGCCATATTCACCGGACCATGCGCACATCATGGCCAATAGGCTTTTCCAGCGCCTTTCAGCCCGGTATGACAGGAGCTGACAATGCGCGCTTCATCGCCCGCATCTATCAGCAAGATGAGCAAGCAGTCCTTGATTATGTCAACGATTTCGCGCAGCTTGGCGTTTATATGAACCAGATGGTCAGCACCTATTCCTCGGGAATGGTGTCACGGCTTGCGTTTGGTGTATCGTTGGCGATTAATTTCGACTGCTATCTTGTCGATGAGGTCGCAGCCGCGGGTGATGTGCGCTTCCGTCGTCGCAGTGAGGAAGAGCTCATGAAACGCCGCGACAGCGGCACCCTCATCATGACCTCACACGATCCGTATATGCTGGAGCAATATTGCACGCGCGGTGCAGTGCTGTACAGCGGAGCGCTGGTGTTTTTCGATACGGTAGCTGAGGCATGCGAGGTGCATCATGCCCTGCAGATGCGCCAGCACTAA
- a CDS encoding FkbM family methyltransferase produces the protein MALLDLKNRLRRFLAEILHHEQRSFAQYVGDDTIVMGGPDGMFLYLDGRDASLTPSLLRDRAWEPAIGRWLTQNLRAGECFVDIGANIGFHALMVARHVGANGLVVGFEPQQRPLQLFKRSISANNMGAFVHAKGLAIGDREDRVRLGKFEHLTGSATLTGNELIVDYEEVAMATLPAALEQLAAEIHRACSPDAIKIDVEGFEVELWEGMKAWVREKDKLAIILEYSPVSYRDRGSDPLALLEDFAHYGFAVTLLNEDGSTHELSRAEWVELANAQRQYDLVLIKGGERRL, from the coding sequence GTGGCGCTGCTTGATCTGAAAAATAGGTTGCGCCGCTTTTTGGCGGAGATTCTGCACCATGAGCAGCGTTCTTTCGCCCAATATGTAGGCGATGATACGATAGTGATGGGTGGGCCTGATGGGATGTTTCTCTATCTTGATGGTCGCGATGCGAGTCTCACTCCTAGTTTGTTACGCGATAGGGCTTGGGAACCGGCGATTGGCCGTTGGCTGACACAGAATCTGCGGGCTGGCGAATGTTTCGTGGATATCGGTGCCAACATTGGTTTTCATGCCCTGATGGTTGCCCGGCATGTTGGAGCGAATGGGCTGGTCGTGGGCTTCGAACCCCAGCAACGCCCACTTCAATTGTTCAAACGCAGTATCAGCGCCAACAATATGGGGGCTTTCGTTCATGCAAAAGGCTTGGCAATCGGCGATCGAGAAGATCGCGTGCGCTTGGGCAAGTTTGAACATCTGACAGGGTCGGCCACGCTAACCGGCAATGAGTTGATCGTGGACTATGAGGAGGTCGCCATGGCGACTTTACCCGCCGCTTTGGAGCAGTTGGCTGCGGAGATTCATCGCGCTTGTAGTCCGGATGCGATTAAGATTGATGTTGAGGGCTTTGAGGTTGAGCTGTGGGAGGGGATGAAGGCCTGGGTGCGGGAGAAGGATAAGCTCGCGATCATTCTGGAGTATTCCCCTGTTAGCTATCGCGATCGCGGCAGCGACCCGCTCGCTCTCTTGGAGGATTTTGCCCATTACGGCTTTGCGGTGACCTTGCTCAACGAAGATGGCTCGACCCATGAATTGAGTCGAGCCGAATGGGTGGAACTGGCTAACGCACAGCGGCAGTACGACTTGGTGTTGATCAAAGGCGGAGAGAGAAGGCTTTAG
- a CDS encoding HupA family protein → MKFVLNLGRSLGCFALLALAGCGSDGGSGVNSVSTTAPGGTGSTPTPTPVTPTGLSGSTSFGAAMQGGNFVSIPSTAGSYISYDAASNTYSLISTARSTQFKSGTSDPTEVSYGSSFSGTANSGSSIYVVTHTGNGPFVYSYAAFASVHSYASSIVPLTTNVSDDVAVFGMPTPTSAIPRTGSATYALDLMGTYLGTGTGSVNFGSGSYNFSGNITQMASYNGGDGISHTSASGTFQSTGTLASAGNGFSGAVNLTVGSNSYSGPIGGLFFGPAAQELGGTFVASSTTSGASGAAANPVVGAILGHK, encoded by the coding sequence ATGAAATTCGTGTTGAATTTGGGGCGCTCTTTGGGCTGTTTCGCTCTTCTCGCTTTGGCTGGATGCGGCAGCGATGGCGGCAGTGGGGTCAATAGTGTATCCACCACTGCTCCCGGCGGCACTGGCAGCACACCGACACCGACACCGGTTACACCCACCGGATTGTCAGGCAGCACATCCTTTGGAGCAGCGATGCAGGGTGGCAATTTCGTTTCCATCCCGTCAACCGCGGGCTCTTATATATCCTATGATGCGGCCAGCAATACCTACAGCTTGATTTCAACAGCGCGGAGCACCCAATTCAAGTCAGGAACGAGCGACCCGACAGAGGTGAGTTATGGGAGCAGCTTTTCGGGCACCGCGAATTCTGGTAGTAGCATTTATGTTGTCACGCATACAGGCAATGGACCTTTTGTTTATAGTTACGCCGCCTTCGCTTCTGTTCATTCGTACGCAAGTTCTATCGTTCCACTCACAACAAACGTGAGCGATGATGTAGCTGTGTTCGGCATGCCGACACCTACTTCCGCGATACCGCGCACCGGCAGCGCAACTTATGCGCTCGATCTGATGGGCACCTATCTGGGAACTGGTACGGGTAGCGTGAATTTTGGATCCGGCAGCTACAATTTTTCTGGAAACATCACCCAGATGGCCAGTTATAATGGTGGTGATGGGATTAGTCATACCAGCGCCTCAGGGACTTTCCAGTCCACAGGCACCTTGGCCAGTGCTGGCAACGGCTTTTCTGGTGCGGTCAACTTGACAGTAGGAAGCAACTCCTACAGCGGCCCCATTGGCGGGTTGTTCTTTGGCCCTGCTGCCCAGGAATTGGGAGGTACCTTCGTGGCCTCGTCAACGACGAGCGGCGCTTCGGGGGCGGCCGCAAACCCGGTTGTTGGCGCTATTCTAGGCCATAAGTAA